The Salmo salar chromosome ssa04, Ssal_v3.1, whole genome shotgun sequence genomic sequence GCATTTAAAGTTGATTTATTAACTTATAATACATTGAGCACACAACCTGATTGGATATAATAATAAGCACCAGACCTAGAAATACCACAAGATGCTTTGACATAATCCACTTCAAAAACAGTCTGCCTTTTCAAACTCTGTACCTATCTGCCTATCGTCAGGCAATTTTGTCTTACTTGGGGAATAtggcctaataatagatagactaAATGTAAGTGTTGGCTATTGTtaggggccagacggattaccaggacgtgtactcagagcatgcgcggaccaactggcaagtgtcttcactgacattttcaacctctccctgaccgagactgtaatgcctacatgtttcaagcagaccaccattgtccctgtgcccgaGAAAgcaggtaacctgcctaaatgactaccgccccatagcactcacatcgatagccatgaagtgctttgaaaggctggtcatggctcacatcaacaccatcatcctggaaaccctagacctactccaattcacataccgccccaacagatccacagatgacgcaatctcaatcgcactccacactgccctttcccgcttggacaaaaggaacacctatgtgaaaatgctgttcattgattacagctcagtgttcaacaccatagtgcccacaaagctcatcactaagctaaggaccctgggactaaacacctccctctgcaactggatcctggacttcctgatgggccaaagggtaggcaacaacacatctaccacgctgatcctcaacatggaggcccctcaggggtgcgtgctaagtcccatcctgtactccctgttcacccaagactgcgtggccaagcacgactccaacaccatcattaagttttctgacgacgcaacagtagtaggcctgatcacagacaatgaagagacagcctatagggaggtcagagacctggcagtgtggtgccaggacgaaaacctctccctcaacgtgagcaagacagaggagctgatcatggactacaggaaaaagagggccgaacacacccccattcacatcgatggggctgtagtggagcaggtcgagagtttcaagttccttggtgtccacatctccaacgaactatcatggtccaaacacaccaagacagtcgcgaagagggcacgacaacaccttttccccctcaggagactgaaaagatttggcatgggtccccagatcctcaaaaagttatacagctgcaccatcgagagcctcctgaccggttgcatcacagcctggtatggcaactgctcggcatccgaccgtaaatTATCCGGGTGgccattcatcaaatggccacccggataatttacattgaccccactcctctgtttttacactgctgctactcgttaTTTATTATCTATTGTATGCATACTCACTTTACCCTAActatatgtacaaattaccttgactaccctgtacccccgtacattgactcggtaccggtaccccctgtatatagccttgttattgttattttattgtgttactttttattttattttttactttagtttatttagtaaatattttcttaaactctatttcttgaactgcattgttggtttaggtgcttataagtaagcatttcatggtaaggtctactacacctgttgtatttggcgcatgtgacaaataaaatttgatttgatcaacccCACTTTTCAAACAAACATCAAAATGTTTTTTCCATTTCTGCCACCTGGGAGGTTATAAGAGGCTCACTATAAACAAGGCTCTACAAGTGCAATTAATCTACTGGTTCCCTGGCCTATGTTTTACTCTGGGACAGTGGTCCTCTGGAAGTCCCATGGAGAtgaattgtgatttttttttaaccagtcTATGAAAAACTAGTAAGTCATTTGAAACAGTATAATGGAATAGTGCCTAGTGAAGTCCATTGCAGCAAACGTGCAACATGTCCCTCTCAATGCATCCCCCTCCCCATAGAGTAGGCAGAGCTAATTAGGCAGTAAGTCTACCCTTTCCACCGTACTGCAGTCTATACAATTCTATAAAAATTTTATCAAAGATTGCACACTGTTGAGTTTTTTTCTGCAATTAGCTCCTCAACACGGCAGGCTAAAAAGAAACATGAGTGTATTTTGGAGGCAGCAAGAATTTAAACAcctgtttattttgtaaatagtCTCCATGGCTGCATGGGAGGGTTTGAAAACATGTGAAAGACTAACAACAGCCCTATTGTAAATACTTGTCCACACATTTCTACCAAAATAGGACCTATGTGCTGCAACCATCAATCATATATGAAATACTCCAACACAGAAAGATAACCTTTGACCACTGACCAATTCCATATAATTTTGTTTGTCAGTATTCATGTCATCTTCTTGTTTATAATAGTAATCAATCTTTAAAACAAATAATGATGAGGCAGCTGAGGCACTTGCCTTAAATCTTTCCCTGAGATTGAAGTACTACTATCGACCTTTTAGCCACTGTGGATGGTATAAACAGCATGGGCCTGACGTTCTGTAGAAAGAATGAAAGTGTGGATTTGCTATTGTGTCATGTTACTACAGCCTCTGCTGCAtaaatactactattactatttgGTTTGCTGGAGGCAAATTAGGCCTACAAGTTTATCAACACCTGCCATTGGCAGTCTCATACACAGATGGTTAAAACTTAACAAGACACATGTACAATTTTTGTGTAGTTTTTTAATAGAAATAAATATAAAATTGCACTTATGTACATCAACATGTCTAATGTattaataaaaaacaaaaaaatacagctAAACTGTATTCTGTATGCCTATGATCAGAATGTATCTAAACTGAGGAGTATATGGCATTAGCCCCTTTTGACGAGAAAATGGACATTCAAATTAGATCAATCAGCTATTCTGCCTCTCATTGGCAGTTTAGTTAATGAGTAAGATGTAAATTGTTAAaagcttttcagtgtcagttgaAAAACTTAAAGCTGACTGGACGGTTTGCATTTAGGGTACCTCCTTTGTCATCAGTTCAACTAATCTTCTATTGAGGAACATGTTACTAATCAAGCATGAATAGCTAACAGCTCCCAAAGAATCACATTTTCTCTTCAAGTAACACAATATTTTTCACAGTAGTGCCCTCCTCCAGTCTCTTTAAAACAGGTAATGGAGGAGTCCAGATCCATCTGCTTATCTTTGGTATTGTATGTGAGTTGTTCCTCTTGTTTTTGTTATTGTATTGTAGTCTGCAGGCTGCGTACTACTACATGGggagtcaggtcaggtcaggtgacCTGGGCCAGCACAGCTTGACAAGATATGGTGGTTAAAATAGTGCTTCATGTTTACTCAAGTGTCTCTATGCAAAGTTTATTTGCATACATATCTCTCCACTGTCCTTTCACACCTCTTGCAGGTGACGTAGCAGCACCAGTGATACTTGCACTGGCATCTCTCCACAATTCTCTCAGTGAAGGCATTGTAGCCACGACCACAGCACATTAGATTGCAACTCCCACTGCCGTTGGATGTCTTATTGCACTGTCTGGAGACAAAAAAAATGATGTTCCAATCAATAAACCTCACTATATAACTCAAACATATGAATGGGGGAGAGGATCAACTTCAGTCTGACAATTTCCACTGTTAAATTGAGAGAAACAAAATCATACCTGTTCTGCGTGCCGAGTGAGCCATGCTTCTCATTGTGTGTGCAGTAATCCGAAGAGCTGATCAGGTAGACCAAatcactctctctcactggtcgAAAATCCAACTCTCTGGGGACCAACTGCTTCCTTGTCCCAACATGACGATGGATCACCTTGGTGGCAGACAGGTACTTGGATTTGAGATCCATGGCAATGTGATTAATATCATGGAGGCCCTTCCAACATGTTTTGACAGAGCAGGACCCAGACACCCCATGGCATTTGCAATTGGTCTCCTGGGCATCAATAAGTGCCTGAAAGTAGAGCAAAAATAATTAAAATGTGTTGCCACGTTTTGCAAATATGAACTATAGAATAGAATTTGTTgtttatcattttttttttaactgtcgGCTAAACAGGAGTTCCATGAAAAACAATGGCACAATAACGTGTGCGTAATTATGCACGTGTATGCAACTGTTCATGTCATCGTGAAAATACATTCAACCATTACCTGTCTTCCAACTGCATTATTGTGCAAGTTCATCAGTCTGAACGGCTGAGAGCCAGATCTGCTGTTTCTCATCGGTGCATCAGAAAAGGCAGATCCCATTTGGAGACCATAGCGCAGGTTATCACCACATCCTCCCCATTTGAAGTCGGGCCCGGCCTGTTCAGCAGGGGCTGGGGCGCACGAGCAGCCGGGGAGCTCTCCAGAAGAGCAGGCTCTGGCGATGGAGTGACTCACTAAGGCAGCAGCTAGTGAGAACACAAACGCAGACTCCCTGGTGCCTGCAATACAGTTCAATTAATGCAAGTAACAGAAAATCCCAAATCACATAATTTAATTGGCCACAATATATTATAACATTTTCAAGATAGGCCTACATTTCCAAAGTTTCTTTAGCTTACCCTTTGCTAAATCTGGTGTAAAACGAGGGGCTTTTTCAACAGATGAACAGTTCCACCGCATGTCACCGAAGGTGTTCTGACATGTATTTTTGGTCATCTTGGCGGCGTGGACAATACTGTGCATCAACTCGAGATTTCGCCGACAAAGTTGCAATTGTTCATGGGCCAACGCGTCTAGCAGCTTGCAATGATTAGTTTGATTCCAGCCTAAAGAACTCCCATTTACAGTAACTCCACTGAAAAGATACAAAACTCATCAGCTATTTGATATGGCATATAGATGTATcaaatgaacaaatgaacaaaCAAATAGAAATGGTGTGTactgcagtagttatataggatgagccttgactagaatacagtatatacatatgaagtgggtaaaacagtatgttaaCAAGGTAGCATAGTAGCATAGGCCTCTGCTCTGAATAGATAGCCCGACATTGAACGCTGGTCACTTCATATACTGTTTATTCACTGTAGGCTATAGTCTGTATTCTCATCATAATATACCTACTACTATTTTCCAAattccatactgtctatacacaccacgtATTTGTATTTAGGCTATAGTCCTATTCTTGATTCTGACACTgctcactctaatatatctactttgGATTATTAATTGGACTCGTTCTGACATTTCTTGATTTCTTTCGTTTTTTATTAGACATTAGACTAGACATTCTACTGAACATTTTTTTGCACCTGCTATAACACCTGCAAATCTGTCTACACGACCAATAAACTTATTTGACCTATAGCTACATACGAATGGAATACTTACAGCCAATATATAGCAGCAGAGCAGTTCGCGTTCACAATAAATGTCAATAGAAATAAGTCCATGTGGAATTTcattgtaaacaaatgtgtgaatCCTCTGCCTAAAATAAACACAATTAAGCTCCAAACGACTCCTTTAGTAGTCCGATGTGATTATCCAGTGatagtattgttttatttagcctATGCGTCTGGAGGTATGGCCCTACTATGAGATACAAGCCACTGGTGGTGTGACCTCAGCTCCAGGGAGTTTTCTTATGTCGCCGCTACGATAGCCACGCCCCATTAAATTGGCGATTTGTGAATGAACCATGGAATGAACACAGCAACACGGATCAAATTCTAATTTTGTGAATTCACGGGGATGGAACTGTAACATATGCCTATTAGCAGTTATCCTATATATATAGCCTATGCATTTCAAAAGATGGCCCCTACATTTATGTTGTTGTTATAATACTGGTTAGCCTATGTGCCATTAATCATGATTGATTAAACGACAGCCATACAAAGTGTTAGACATGTATGCTAAAGCGGAATAAAGCCATTCATTAATATGCAACACTTCTATTAACTAGCCCTGGCCTAAAGTCTTTTGAAGATGTTCTTTGAAAACACATCTGCAACATTCTAATCTAATCTGTGTGACATTAAGGAGAGGGGGgcgggcagtgcccctgtgacgacaattttggacccccttaatgtggagtatgaaatcatttttacataactaatttttgctatcgttcttttttttacatccgttattagacagtggcaacgcggaacgtGGTCATTTGCCTGCTAATGCCAGTGAAGAAAATGATATGACAACAaaaacgtctaatgtaactggcccctctaacagtacaactggccccagtttggcacccccagttgaaatggtctagaacagcCACTGATCTGAAAGCCTATTTTGTAAACAGCCCATGAACTATGCGAATACCCTTGATAATTATACCTCCCTAAATCGCTGAAATTGCGCAGATCCGTGATTGATGTCCAGGCTGTCCAGGCGTCCTGACGTCTAGTCCATGC encodes the following:
- the LOC106603405 gene encoding protein Wnt-11, with product MKFHMDLFLLTFIVNANCSAAIYWLGVTVNGSSLGWNQTNHCKLLDALAHEQLQLCRRNLELMHSIVHAAKMTKNTCQNTFGDMRWNCSSVEKAPRFTPDLAKGTRESAFVFSLAAALVSHSIARACSSGELPGCSCAPAPAEQAGPDFKWGGCGDNLRYGLQMGSAFSDAPMRNSRSGSQPFRLMNLHNNAVGRQALIDAQETNCKCHGVSGSCSVKTCWKGLHDINHIAMDLKSKYLSATKVIHRHVGTRKQLVPRELDFRPVRESDLVYLISSSDYCTHNEKHGSLGTQNRQCNKTSNGSGSCNLMCCGRGYNAFTERIVERCQCKYHWCCYVTCKRCERTVERYVCK